The genomic window CCGTGATTTATTGTCTGTGGACGGGTGTAGGGGTCATAGATGACGGGTTTGAGACCTCCATGTTTTCGGTCACCTCCCTCCTCACCCGTCTTCCTCTCATCCCCCTCCTTAGTCCTCCAGCAGGCCGGCCAGCCTTTCGATCACTCGCCCATCCGCCTGTGTGCCCGCTCCGGAGAGTACGTCACCATCGATACCAGCTGGAGCAGCTTTGTCAATCCCTGGAGCAGAAAAGTTTCCTTTATCCTCGGAAGACACAAAGTTCGAACGTGAgtaccatgcccccccccccccacacacacacacacactttcccaaCACAAATCTGCCTATagcaggtgcccccccccccccaatctaccCTCTACCTCATATACGTACCTCTCTCCTCCGCAGGAGTCCGCTCAATGAAGACGTCTTTACGGCCCCCAAAGGGGCAGAGCTGAAATCTCTGGATCCTGATATTCAGGAGCTGTCCGAGCAGATTCACCGCATACTGATGCAGGTACAGGCACCATAAAGGGGTCCTCTGCCTATCACTGTTGTCTATTGTTGTGACCGTCTCGTCTTTGGCTTCTCTGAGTAGCGGTCACGGCCCAACTAGTCCAGCCAAGATGTCTGCAaggtgtctttagtctcttgttTAAGGATCATGTAGAGAGTTTCTGACACttgttatttatttctttttttagccGGTGCACAACACCAACTCCGGCGGTAACGGTAGTGGTGGGAGCAACACTTCACAGGAGCCATTCCACTGCAACGCCTCGTCCAGTGATAGCAACGCCATGGTCACTGAGGACGGGACAGATCCCAAACCTGTAAGTGGAATGAGCCCAAGTCATCATTTGCTTCGTGTCATGTGGAAAGGAGTTATAACTGCCCCCCACACGTTCTACCCCTCTCCttataacagggatggggaaccttctaccctctagcagttgcaaaactaccatttccatcctgcctggacagccaaagctaaattgTCCTGCTTAAAATGGCTGTTGACAATTGTTCTGCTGCCTATGGACTCCAGGAAATTAGACTTGCAGTCATTGAATTTTGGTTTTCCTGATTGTCCCATGGCAGACATTTGTTGTGCTGCTGTAGGAAAatcaagaaaaacaaaaattacTTACTAAAAGTCTAATTTCCTGGAGTCCCTAGGCAGCAGAACGGCCATTCTAAGCTTGTACTGCCTACAgactccaggaaataaaaatttTAGTAAGTAAATTTTggtcctttggctgtccagacatgatgggaatttctgttttgcaccagctggaggttAGAAGATGGCAGAATAATGAATGTGGTTTTGCCTCCTCAGATGACATTTCAGGAGTTCTGTCAGAATGTACATAAAGTCAAGAGTCAGGGTCAGCAGATGTTCCTGGGGTCCCGGGTGATCCGCCCGCACCAGAGAGGACACTTTCAGGGTAGGTGAATATGTTGGTCAGAGAACAGTGTTGGTCACTTTGGGTCTGAGATGTTGAGTAACGCCACCTTTTCTTCTTTTAGCTCTTGCCCCTCCTCGTACGATCCCTTCAGCCATTGCAGACAACACTTCACCCAATACTGCGCCCAGTCGGACTCCATGTGTCCCGGAGGAGCTAACCCGAAAGGAGTCGTCTAATTATTCTTACCAGCAGATCAACTGCCTGGACAGCATCATCCGGTAAGAAGTGATCCCCGGCCGGGCTTCTCCGCTTCCTCTTCCTTACCGCGCTTTCTTCTCACACATCCTTTACATCCTACTCTTAGATACCTGGAAAGCTGTAACCTCCCCAGCACTGTGAAAAGAAAATGTGGCTCCTCCTCGTACACCTCCTCAACCTCCGAGGAGGAGAAGCAGAAAACCGGAGAGAGCGACAAAGAGGGTGAGTACCCGGAAATCTGGTGGAGATTCATTCACGGTGGTTAGAGGGGAAAACAAGAGGTTTTACAGCTCATATCTTTTTGCAGACCCCTCGAGCGGTCCACCTCAACAGCCGGAACTGCCTCCCCCTCCTGCACCCTCCGCAGTAGGTTCCTCTCCTCTCGCTCCTTTGCCTCCATTACCGCCTAGCAAGGCGGAGAGTGTGGTTTCCATCACCAGTCAAGGAAGCTTTAGCAGTACCATCGTCCATGTAGGAGACAAAAAGCCGCCAGACTCGGGTAAATCTTTAGATTAATAACCTGGAGGGGGGGCATGGACGCGGTGGACGCTGATTTGACGGGTCTGCGATAACGGTTAACGGTTTTGTGATCTCacgtcttgttttgtgttgctAACGTTGTATCACGTCTTCCCTTCATCTCGTCCATTGCTGCTGCCTCCGCTTTAAACCGCAGCCGAAATGGTCCCTTTGGAAGAGCCATCATGTCCTGCGGCTCCGGCGCCTCCGCTCCGGCCGTTGGGTCTGACCAAGGAGGTCCTGTCGGCTCACACGCAGCGCGAGGAGCAGGCCTTCCTCACCCGAGTACACAACCTGAGCCAGCTGCGGGTGTTTGACCCCATCCCTGTCGGTGTATGGGATGAGCAGAGCCAACGTGCCCCGAGAGGTCAGTTCTTCATCAGGGTGGACAGATATTGTATTCTATTGTTTTTAGCTTTTAATCTGATGACTATTTTTGTTATCTTGCAGGTACTAAGCCCTCGCTTTCCCATCAGCATAATGCCTCAGCTAAGAACCCCTCCACCCCCTCGAAGGATGGGGCAAATACAGGGGGACGGCGGAGCAAGAGTAGGAAGTCAAAAGCCAAGAGGCCAAAGCAAGGCAAACCTGCCACGCCGAGCTCCATGCCGCCATCTCATCACCAGGAGccgcctctcctcccccctcctccccctggcaTGCCTGGTTATCCCCTCCCAATGTTTTCCCCCCGAGCCCCTGCCCCCGAGCCTGCCCCATCGCTCCCCAGATACCCTCTAGTTACCCCCATCGTAGCTCTAGTGCTCCCCAACTATCTCTTCCAACCTCCCCCCGTGGCACCTCCTTTCTATCCTGGAGTTTCTGGCTTTCCACCCTTCAATCCGACACCTGACGTCCCGATGTCTGCCTCTGAAGCTCCGCCCCCGacgcctgctcctcctcctgtacaacCCGCTGCGTCATGCCCTCCTCCATCGCGGTCCTCATCCCCGCCCCAGCGCTTATTTCCGTCCCGGTGCAGCTCCCCGTTACAGCTAGACCTGCTGCAGATGGAGGAGTTACCGCAACCCGGAGGAGGCGCAGCAGCTGCCGGAGGCGAATGGGAGGTGGAAGAGGATAATAAAGGAGCGGCCCCTGGGAATGTGAACGCTGGAGGGCCCAATGCAGTGCCTGGAAATAGAGAGGACAGACAGGCCGAGAACTGTATGGTAAGTCACAGCCCATCTGGTGACCCTGCTGACCTCTCTTATTATCAGTCCCGACTAACCTCTCCCCTCCGTGTGCAGGGTGACCCCCAGGAGTCTTCATCACACAACGATGCTCTCTCCAGCTCCAGTGATCTTCTGGATCTGCTTCTCCATGAGGATTCCTGCTCGGGCACAGGATCTGCATCAGGATCCATGGGATCTAACGGAGGAAGCACATCGGCTTGTGGCACCCGTGAGTACGGCCAGCTGATCTCTGCTCTTATAACATCACACCATGTAGTGACATCACCCAACAAGGTAATGCTTAGGATAGTATGACATCACATGCAGAGGTAACTGTGGATAGTATGACATCACAACACTGGATAGTATGACATCATAGAGTGAGGTAACGGTATTACATCACATATAGAAGTAACACTATGGTTGTGATCTCACATGGCAAGGTGCTATAGATATGACATCACACATTGAGCTAACACTCGATATTACAATGGTACATAATGAAGCAACACTTAGAATATTATGACATCACTCACTGTAGTAATATGGATATTATGACATCACATGGAGGGGGTAACACTATAGATATATCACACAATGAGGTTACAAAGTGGTGattatgacatcacacagagTTAACACTGTatattatgacatcacacagacaggtAGCACTATGTATATTATGACATCATACAGATGGGTAATACTATGCatattatgacatcacacagccgggtaacactatgtatattatgacatcacacagcAGGGAAGCACTATGTatattatgacatcacacagcGAGGTAACACTATGTGTATTATGACATCGCACAGCCTGGTaacaatatatattatatcacaCAGCTGGGTAACACTATGTATAATATGACATCACACAGCCGGCTAACACTATGtatattatgacatcacagagacaggtaacaatatatattatatcacaCAGCCGGGTAACACTATGTAtattataacatcacacagcccggtaacacaatgtatattataacatcacacagcctggtaacactatgtatattataacatcacacagcccggtaacactatgtatattataacatcacacagccggataacactatgtatattatgacatcacacagcctggtaacactatgtatattatgacatcacacagccgtgtaacactatgtatattataacatcacacagccggataacactatgtatattatgacatcacacagccgggtaacaatatatattatatcacaCAGCCGGGTAACACTATGTATATTATGACATCATACAGACGGGTAACACTATGTAtattataacatcacacagccgggtaacactatgtatattatgacatcacacagccgggtaacactatgtatattatgacatcacacagcCGGGTAACACTGTATATTATGACATCATACAGACGGGTaacaatatatattatatcacaCAGCCGGGTAACACTATGTATATTATGACATCATACAGACGGGTAACACTATGTatattatgacatcacacagccgggtaacactatgtatattatgacatcacacagccgggtaacactatgtatattatatcacaCAGCCGGGTAACACTATGTATATTATGACATCATACAGACGGGTAACACTATGTatattatgacatcacacagcctggtaacactatgtatattatgacatcacacagccgggtaacactatgtatattataacatcacacagctgggtaacactatgtatattataacatcacacagccggGTAACACTATAGATTATATTACACAGCCGGGTAACACTATGTATATTATGACATCATACAGACGGGTAACACTATGTATATTATGACATCATACAGACGGGTAACACTATGTAtattataacatcacacagccgggtaacactatatattatattacacagccGGGTAACACTATGTatattatgacatcacacagccgggtaacactatgtatattatgacatcacacagccgggtaacatatatatataacctgtgcgGTAATATTGTATCCAGTCTCATAGAATATTATTTCACCTTATTTCACACTTTTCTAGAGCTTAAGTACAATCGAATCCTTTCTAATTTCCCGCCAGGGAGCAGCGAGGGCAGCAACACCAGCAAATATTTTGGTAGTATTGACTCCTCAGAGACAGACTTAAGAGTCAAAAAGTCGGAGAGGGAGGAAGTGGAACAAAAAGTGATCAGATACGTCATGCAGGACCCGCTCTGGCTCCTTATGGCCAACGCCGACCATGAAGTCATGATGTCCTACCAGCTCCCTTCCAGGTTAGACCATTAGTGTTTATACTTGTAGGAGGACGCAGGTCCCGGCTAGATCTTAGTCTTGGTCTAGTTCCTTCTGATCTAAGACCTCACTGGTCCACCCTCACAGAGATCTTGAAAGCGTCCTTCGGGAAGATCGGGAGAAACTTCGGCAACTTCAAAGAAATCAGCCTAAGTTCAGCGAGGAGCAGAAGAAGGAGTTGGGGGAGGTCCATGCCTGGGTCCGGAAAGGCCGTCTACCCCATGTCATCAATATCACAGTGAGTGTATACAGAGACAGTAGCCGGGTATGGCCCAATATTACACCAATGTTTCAGGTCTCCAGAGTTGCCTCTGAGCCGCTTCtgaggcaggtgatgggcaggaCCAGTCTTCTCTTtattgtagggatggtatgggggcaggtgatgggcagtggtctcctcctccctgtagggatggtatggggcaggtgatgggcagtgcctggtctcctcctccctgtagggATGGTacagggcaggtgatgggcccagtctcctcctcactgtagggatggtatgggggcaggtgatgggcagtggtctcctcctccctgtagggatggtatgggggcaggtgatgggcagtggtctcctcctcaccgtagggatggtatggggcaggtgatgggcagtggtctcctcctcactgtagggatggtatggggcaggtgatgggcagtggtctcctcctcactgtagggatggtatgggggcaggtgatgggcagtggtctcctcctccctgtagggatggtatggggcaggtgatgggcagtgcctggtctcctcctcactgtagggatggtatggggcaggtgatgggcagtggtctcctcctcactgtagggatggaatgggggcaggtgatgggcagtggtctcctcctcactgtagggatggtatggggcaggtgatgggcagtgcccggtctcctcttcactgtagggatggtatggggcaggtgaggggcagtgcctggtctcctcctcactgtagggatggtacagggcaggtgatgggcaggtgtctcctcctcactgtagggatggtatggggcaggtgaggggcagtgcctggtctcctcctcactgtagggatggtacagggcaggtgatggcagtgcccggtctcctcctcactgtagggatggtatggggcaggtgatgggcattgcccggtctcctcctcactgtagggatggtatgggggcaggtgaggggcagtgtctggtctcctcctcactgtagggatggtatgggggcaggtgaggggcagtgtctggtctcctcctcactgtagggatggtatgggggcaggtgaggggtagtgcctggtctcctcctcactgtagggatggtatggggcaggtgatgggcagtgtccggtctcctcctcactgtagggatggtatgggggcaggtgatgggcagtgtccggtctcctcctcactgtagggatggtatggggcaagtGATGGGCAGtgtccggtctcctcctcactgtagggatggtatggggcaagtGATGGGCAGtgtccggtctcctcctcactgtagggatggtatgggggcaggtggtgGGCAGTGTCCGGTCTCCTCCAGACAGGATTGTTAGTTATGAGGCCATAAAGTTCAATCTTGGTTTCCTCAGAGCGGAGAATCTTGTTCCGTACAGTCGgagcttccttcagctgtgtctATTTAACCTCCCGTCGGCTTTTATGTGTCCGTTGCTAGGAGCTGTTTGCTCCTGGCTGCTCAGATTGGAGGATGTTTCTCCTGCTGGAGCTCAGCAGTGACCATTGGGGTCTTGGTTCTTCTCCCCCGGTTACTTAGGTTGGTGGGGCGGCAGCTCTGTATGATATGGCTGCCCCCTGATGTATTGGTTCCCCTCCCATGTTGTGTATTCGGAGCTCCTGCAGCCatcactgtacacacagcacTTCTGCATCATGTTAACCCCGCGTTGTCCCCTTCAGTCCTGCACAGGCTGCTCCCCTGACGCCTCCAATTACGAGGAAGATCTGGATCTATCGATAATGATGGAAGAGGGAGGTGAGTGCAGAACGGGAGGCGAAGAGGCCCCAGCGGAGGCGTCTGTCACCAGctgaactccctcctcccccatccgTCTGAGAATTCCAAGCTGCCTTATGTATATATCACAATGATTCATAGGAAGGGAAGACTGGAGAACCCGGGAGGGAGGTGGGGGGCGAGGATTCCTCATCTCTCTGATCCTGGGGAACGCCATTCAGCTAAAGCCATGGACTCTAACTACAAGACTGCCGCCAATCATCCACCAACGCTGAATGGAAGGGGACAGCCTAGAACGGCATGGATGTtcattttctttatatatatatatttttgtaaactgTCTTAATTTATCATGGTTGTGTGTGAGGGGCGGGGGTGGGTCCGGTCACGTCCGATGGGCGCGGAGTAACACTCGGTTGTCTGACGTTTGTACGGTTCTGTAAATAAAGACCTCCTGTTCTATTTTTTATGGGACTGTAGTGGAATAGTTTATTTATGCACCCCCCAGCCGTGGTAAACCTTCATTGAGTCAATATagaagccttaaaggggaggtTGACCAAGAAAttacttctttcaaatcaactggtgccagagtgctgtgtggtgttacaggtagagattacagcgtgctgtgtggtgttacaggtagagaatacagcgtgctgtgtggtgttacaggaagagaatacagcgtgctatgtggtgttacaggtagaggatacagcgtgctgtgtggtgttacaggtagagaatacagcgtgctgtgtggtgttacaggtagagaatacagcgtgctgtgtggtgttacaggtagagaatacggcgtgctgtgtggtgttacaggtagggaatacggcgtgctgtgtggtgttacaggtagagaatacggcgtgctgtgtggtgttacaggtagggaatacggcgtgctgtgtggtgttacaggtagagaatacggcgtgctgtgtggtgttacaggtagagaatacggcgtgctgtgtggtgttacaggtagggaatacggcgtgctgtgtggtgttacaggtagagaatacagcatgctgtgtggtgttacaggtagagaatacagtgctgtgtggtgttacaggtagagaatacagcgtgctgtgtggtgttacaggtagagaatacagtgctgtgtggtgttacaggtagagaatacagtgctgtgtggtgttacaggtagagaatacagtgctgtgtggtgttacaggtagagaatacagcatgctgtgtggtgttacaggtagagaatacagtgctgtgtggtgttacaggtagagaatacagcgtgctgtgtggtgttacaggtagagaatacagtgctgtgtggtgttacaggtagagaatacagcgtgctgtgtggtgttacaggtagagaatacagtgctgtgtggtgttacaggtagagaatacagcgtgctctgtggtgttacaggtagagaatacagcgtgctgtgtggggttacaggtagagaatacagcgtgctgtgtggggttacaggtagagaatacagtgtgctgtgtggtgttacaggtagagaatacattgtgctgtgtggtgttacaggtagagaatacagcgtgctatgtggtgttacaggtagagaatacagcgtgctgtgtggggttacaggtagagaatacagcgtgctgtgtggggttacaggtagagaatacagtgtgctgtgtggtgttacaggtagagaatacagcgctgtgcgggtgggaccacaatgaaatgataaagtactgcaaataattcagtaacacaatgaaactgcaatgtgtgaacacagcctagatgttctgcaacagatttgggcggagaatgtgcagggtgggagactgtgatgaacagctgagggaaagcaatgcattctggaaccggtactgcattctgggaactgctcaaccaggaagtacagaaacacgatacagaacaaaaccccccaaaacaaatggattttttgtagtttcaaagctgggatagataggtaagtaatgctttatgcttctgtagaagtttcattttttttaccctctacctggagttcccctttaacataacgGCACCAGACTTGGCAGCTTATATGAACCATAGAATAGAACATAACTGACTGGGGGGCCGAAACACTTCCATGGAGAGAACCTACTTcttgctggagtttcccttttaaTAGCAACATAAGAAtgttatatataaaattatttatttccAGTTTATCGACCATATATTATTGCCATTAACCGCTTCCTGACTGGCTGCGGTCCCTAATCATGTGACACAAGGTCCGGGGCTCCACTTCCTGTAGCTGCAGGCAGGTGACCACAGGGGCTGCAGGAACGCGGGTGACGTACTCTCTCTCCCCCCGTCTGAAACGCGTCAGCTGTGATGAGGCTGAGGAGCAGGAGTAACAATGTGAATACATTCTAGtgtgggtccttttacacagaccgattattgaagccaaagccaggaagtagactataaacagaacaggtcataaagactgagatttctcctctttttctgCGTAATAGGACCCCTAAAGTACAGGTTCATAGAGGTTATCCAGGAAaaacaaagctactttcttgcaaaatcaGCGCCACCCctcttctcaggttgtgtgtggtattacaatttactctctatttatttcaatggaactgagctgcaatactgcacccaaactgaggccAAGGGGGGTGCTGttcctgttttttttaaagcctggataaccctttaaaataaAGCTCCAAGCTAGTTACAGTAAGGCCTATGGGGCACAGAGTATTAGAGGATACTTACCTGGAGTTTCGGCTCCCGTCGGCACACGTTGTCTGAACGTGAGCAATAAGGGGCGGGAGATGGCTGGACGGGACTTCAGGAAGGTTAGGTGGTCTAGCAGCGGGTCTCTGCTGTGCTCATCACTCTGCAGAAGAAGAGATGTAAACTTTCTAAGCAACATCTACAGGAGGGATgggagccctccagctgttgcagaactacaattcccatcatgcctggacagccaaagctttagctttggctgtccaggcatgatgggaattgtagttttgcagcagctggagagctgaaggcTCCCCATCCATCCCTGATCTACACGTACCGGCATCTCGCTCCTCCCCCGACTCTTCACCACCACCTTCCCCTGGGACAGGACCCGGCCCTGCAGCGCCTCCCAGAGGCTGCGGGAGACTCCCAGCATCAGTGAGACCGCCTCATCCTGCAGGTAGAGCCGCACCTCTCCGGATCCATCCTCTGCCTTCACCCTGACATGGACAACAACAGGTTAACCCTTTCTGATCTCCGGAGTTCCTCCATGTAAGCGCTAGCGGTCTTGCTCACCAGGCTTTAGCTCTGAAGATGCCGGAGCGGGAGGTGCAGGAGGGCGAGCGGTCACAGACTCCCTGCAGGGTAAGAGGACTATAAGCCAAGTCATGTTATGGGAATGGTTGAGTGTGAGTTGCAGTGCACACTCACCTGCGTGAACTCACTGCCACACGCGGTGCAGTCCCAGTATAGCGTCATGCTGAGGACACAGGTCACCAAGCACAGGGCGCGCTGAGGAGCCGGGGTCCCTGGCAGCTGCCTGAACAGCACAAGAGGGGGCGCTGCAACATCCTCACTGAAGGCACAAAGGATTACAAGTGGCGTCAAGGAAAGTTTTGCCGCTttctaatatatttttatatctttgtacttatcagctgctgtatgttctgcaggaagtggtgtattctctccagtgtgacacagtgctctctgctgccaccgctgtccatgtcaggtactgtctagagcagcagaggtcttctatggggatttgctgctgctctggatagtccctgacacggacagaggtggcagcagagagcactgtgtcagactggagagaatacaccacttcctgcaggacatacagcagttgataagtatgggaagacttgagatttttaaatagaagtaaattacaaatatagatataactttctgaaatcaattgaaaaaaaaaaattcactggagttcccctttaaaacactaAACGCATTAAAAAGTTGCGGAAAGTTTAACTTACAGAGAACTTTATCAACTACTGTGACACAGTTCTAACAACAGTTCGAAAAGCTCACCAATTGTCTGCTGGTGGGCTCAAGATGCTCACGTGGGTGGTGGGAACACTGCGGAGGTAGACTCTGCCAGACCTTACAGAAAGAACAGAAACATTAGCAGAATGgcgattacagctctggagtataatgaaggacaagtaatgtaatgtatgtacacagtgaccccacccgcagaatagtgagtgcagctctggagtataatactgtaGCAGTACAATATCATTGTATCTTAGTTATGCACTGGGTACCTGGACACTTTCCTCTCTAAGCCTTGCAGCATTACTGTGGCCCCTGGGAGAAGCCCTAGAGGATAGGGGCCCCCTGAGACATCCAGATACACAGAAGCAGATGAATAGCACTGGGGCT from Dendropsophus ebraccatus isolate aDenEbr1 chromosome 1, aDenEbr1.pat, whole genome shotgun sequence includes these protein-coding regions:
- the PER1 gene encoding period circadian protein homolog 1 isoform X2; the encoded protein is MNGPCEPPPPLGERGRRTRGNREMEGTQQDETDTNSHGSSGNESNGNESRQSRSSHSSTSGNGKDSAMLEATESSKSTNSHSPSPPSSSIAYSLLSASSEQDNPSTSGCSSEQSAREKNQKELMKALKELKIRLPSEKRGKGKSGTLATLQYALSCVKQVRANQEYYQQWTIDESQPCSLDMSSFTIEEVESVTSEYTLKNPDTFSVAVSFITGRIVYISDQASHILHCKRDVFKGAIFAEFLAPQDVSVFYGSTAPYHLPSWSSCTSGDTASMDYTQEKSVFCRISGGRERDMNLRYHPFRLTPYLMKVRDSDNAEGQPCCLLIAEKIHSGYEAPRIPPDKRIFTTRHTPSCVFQEVDERAVPLLGYLPQDLIGMPVLFFIHPDDRPLMLAIHKKVLQQAGQPFDHSPIRLCARSGEYVTIDTSWSSFVNPWSRKVSFILGRHKVRTSPLNEDVFTAPKGAELKSLDPDIQELSEQIHRILMQPVHNTNSGGNGSGGSNTSQEPFHCNASSSDSNAMVTEDGTDPKPMTFQEFCQNVHKVKSQGQQMFLGSRVIRPHQRGHFQALAPPRTIPSAIADNTSPNTAPSRTPCVPEELTRKESSNYSYQQINCLDSIIRYLESCNLPSTVKRKCGSSSYTSSTSEEEKQKTGESDKEDPSSGPPQQPELPPPPAPSAVGSSPLAPLPPLPPSKAESVVSITSQGSFSSTIVHVGDKKPPDSAEMVPLEEPSCPAAPAPPLRPLGLTKEVLSAHTQREEQAFLTRVHNLSQLRVFDPIPVGVWDEQSQRAPRGTKPSLSHQHNASAKNPSTPSKDGANTGGRRSKSRKSKAKRPKQGKPATPSSMPPSHHQEPPLLPPPPPGMPGYPLPMFSPRAPAPEPAPSLPRYPLVTPIVALVLPNYLFQPPPVAPPFYPGVSGFPPFNPTPDVPMSASEAPPPTPAPPPVQPAASCPPPSRSSSPPQRLFPSRCSSPLQLDLLQMEELPQPGGGAAAAGGEWEVEEDNKGAAPGNVNAGGPNAVPGNREDRQAENCMGDPQESSSHNDALSSSSDLLDLLLHEDSCSGTGSASGSMGSNGGSTSACGTRSSEGSNTSKYFGSIDSSETDLRVKKSEREEVEQKVIRYVMQDPLWLLMANADHEVMMSYQLPSRDLESVLREDREKLRQLQRNQPKFSEEQKKELGEVHAWVRKGRLPHVINITSCTGCSPDASNYEEDLDLSIMMEEGGECRTGGEEAPAEASVTS
- the PER1 gene encoding period circadian protein homolog 1 isoform X1, producing MNGPCEPPPPLGERGRRTRGNREMEGTQQDETDTNSHGSSGNESNGNESRQSRSSHSSTSGNGKDSAMLEATESSKSTNSHSPSPPSSSIAYSLLSASSEQDNPSTSGCSSEQSAREKNQKELMKALKELKIRLPSEKRGKGKSGTLATLQYALSCVKQVRANQEYYQQWTIDESQPCSLDMSSFTIEEVESVTSEYTLKNPDTFSVAVSFITGRIVYISDQASHILHCKRDVFKGAIFAEFLAPQDVSVFYGSTAPYHLPSWSSCTSGDTASMDYTQEKSVFCRISGGRERDMNLRYHPFRLTPYLMKVRDSDNAEGQPCCLLIAEKIHSGYEAPRIPPDKRIFTTRHTPSCVFQEVDERAVPLLGYLPQDLIGMPVLFFIHPDDRPLMLAIHKKVLQQAGQPFDHSPIRLCARSGEYVTIDTSWSSFVNPWSRKVSFILGRHKVRTSPLNEDVFTAPKGAELKSLDPDIQELSEQIHRILMQPVHNTNSGGNGSGGSNTSQEPFHCNASSSDSNAMVTEDGTDPKPMTFQEFCQNVHKVKSQGQQMFLGSRVIRPHQRGHFQALAPPRTIPSAIADNTSPNTAPSRTPCVPEELTRKESSNYSYQQINCLDSIIRYLESCNLPSTVKRKCGSSSYTSSTSEEEKQKTGESDKEDPSSGPPQQPELPPPPAPSAVGSSPLAPLPPLPPSKAESVVSITSQGSFSSTIVHVGDKKPPDSAEMVPLEEPSCPAAPAPPLRPLGLTKEVLSAHTQREEQAFLTRVHNLSQLRVFDPIPVGVWDEQSQRAPRGTKPSLSHQHNASAKNPSTPSKDGANTGGRRSKSRKSKAKRPKQGKPATPSSMPPSHHQEPPLLPPPPPGMPGYPLPMFSPRAPAPEPAPSLPRYPLVTPIVALVLPNYLFQPPPVAPPFYPGVSGFPPFNPTPDVPMSASEAPPPTPAPPPVQPAASCPPPSRSSSPPQRLFPSRCSSPLQLDLLQMEELPQPGGGAAAAGGEWEVEEDNKGAAPGNVNAGGPNAVPGNREDRQAENCMGDPQESSSHNDALSSSSDLLDLLLHEDSCSGTGSASGSMGSNGGSTSACGTQLKYNRILSNFPPGSSEGSNTSKYFGSIDSSETDLRVKKSEREEVEQKVIRYVMQDPLWLLMANADHEVMMSYQLPSRDLESVLREDREKLRQLQRNQPKFSEEQKKELGEVHAWVRKGRLPHVINITSCTGCSPDASNYEEDLDLSIMMEEGGECRTGGEEAPAEASVTS